The following are from one region of the Colius striatus isolate bColStr4 chromosome Z, bColStr4.1.hap1, whole genome shotgun sequence genome:
- the LOC104551950 gene encoding keratin, type I cytoskeletal 19, whose translation MSCSVKQTTGSLRGRTSGGSCVIGGGGGGGGARISSVSSGRYTTCGIGGSRGFSGRSYCGGVNYGGGLTTGSLVGGNYGGGLGAAVLGGCSGIGFSGGSARFGGGIGGGLGIGLGGGVVGGGFSGDGILLSGDEKVTMQNLNDRLASYLDKVRCLEQENADLECRIREWYAKQGPFCEPRDYSCYYKEIEDLQNQIVCATIDNNKIILNIDNSRMTADDFRVKYETELALRQSVEADINGLRQVLDQLTLCRSDLEAQLESLREELCCLKKNHEEEMNCLRKQSTGDVSVEVNACPGPDLRKILEEMRCQYETLIERNRKEVEDWYECKIEEVNREVITSGQEVETCNNQVTELRRQLQALEIDLQAQLSQRDNLESSLAETECRYNNHLAELQSQITCVEQQLADLRAEMECQNQEYKILLDVKCRLEQEIHTYRCLLEGGQQDLLQQGGIGQSSGLGGGVARTSGIGGGGIIRTTHTYTSSSQMPSCAAAEIQVPCRRICD comes from the exons ATGAGTTGTAGTGTTAAGCAGACAACTGGCTCTCTCAGGGGCAGGACCAGTGGTGGCAGCTGTGTtattggtggtggtggtggtggtggaggagCACGGATCTCCTCGGTTTCTTCTGGAAGGTATACAACTTGTGGGATAGGTGGTAGCCGAGGGTTTTCTGGTAGAAGCTACTGTGGTGGTGTCAATTATGGAGGAGGATTGACCACTGGCAGTTTGGTTGGTGGAAACTATGGAGGTGGCTTAGGAGCCGCTGTCCTTGGAGGATGTTCAGGCATTGGATTCAGCGGTGGCAGCGCTCGCTTTGGCGGTGGCATTGGAGGTGGCCTTGGTATTGGTCTTGGTGGAGGGGTAGTTGGAGGTGGTTTTTCTGGTGATGGtattcttctttctggtgacgAAAAGGTCACCATGCAGAACCTTAACGACCGCCTGGCTTCTTACCTGGACAAGGTGAGGTGCCTGGAACAAGAAAATGCTGATCTGGAGTGCAGAATCAGGGAGTGGTATGCCAAGCAGGGCCCTTTTTGTGAGCCACGGGACTACAGCTGCTATTATAAAGAGATAGAAGATCTTCAAAACCAG ATTGTCTGCGCAACCATAGACAACAACAAGATCATTCTGAACATCGATAACAGCAGGATGACAGCTGATGACTTCCGAGTGAA GTACGAGACGGAGCTGGCCCTGCGCCAGAGTGTGGAAGCTGACATCAATGGCTTACGCCAAGTCCTGGATCAGCTGACTCTCTGCAGGTCTGACCTGGAGGCACAGCTGGAGTCGCTGCGGgaggagctctgctgcctgaAGAAGAACCACGAGGAG gaaatgAACTGTCTGAGGAAGCAATCAACTGGAGATGTGAGTGTGGAGGTCAATGCCTGCCCTGGTCCAGACCTCAGAAAGATCCTGGAGGAGATGAGGTGCCAGTATGAAACGCTGATTGAACGCAACCGCAAAGAAGTTGAGGATTGGTATGAGTGCAAG ATTGAGGAGGTGAATCGGGAGGTTATTACAAGCGGTCAGGAGGTAGAGACGTGCAACAACCAGGTTACCGAATTGAGACGCCAATTGCAAGCTCTGGAAATCGAtctccaggctcagctcagTCAG AGGGACAACCTAGAATCTTCGCTGGCTGAGACAGAATGTCGCTACAACAATCACCTTGCTGAGCTCCAGAGTCAGATCACATGCGTGGAGCAGCAACTGGCTGATCTGCGTGCAGAAATGGAGTGCCAGAACCAAGAGTACAAGATCTTGCTGGATGTCAAATGCCGCCTGGAGCAGGAGATCCATACATACCGCTGCTTGCTGGAGGGTGGACAGCAGGACCTTCT TCAGCAAGGAGGAATCGGTCAGTCCTCGGGTCTAGGAGGAGGAGTTGCAAGAACAAGTGGAATTGGAGGAGGAGGTATCATTAGAACAACCCACACTTACACTTCATCTTCCCAGATGCCATCCTGTGCAGCTGCGGAGATACAAG TGCCTTGCAGAAGGATTTGTGATTAA